A genomic stretch from Diprion similis isolate iyDipSimi1 chromosome 1, iyDipSimi1.1, whole genome shotgun sequence includes:
- the LOC124405448 gene encoding uncharacterized protein LOC124405448 produces MCRYSIIGVLILLLGHISASLASYEDLDSNEVSDASSSPASASYEAKEYEDEYKAAPMYRRTVDYSGEDGVPFVLPQVDDTVAYWESIYGTDDVPEFEEPPLIEGETIFMDLDDLVEDEVPETIQAKRHASLPIEHGEDSEESRPSGDANYQTPMATTNWPEFYDAESLGNSESSTALNSDKDGQVYGSEDSTSAVFLSSFNHSVKSTQRSESRSAVGMRASLDIDGEMESTLESPEMVRAPMEARSIKSNGQIEALGNSKLKIIQAKKDLVSLAASGASEAEIAEAAQKTFEAKQDLVDSVILSKVSAVQSKKALVDSLATGVHRQRTCCSTKTRSQSRTRHSSKSVSNSKRKVIKAKKDFIQTAVGGGSQVELNDALIETLEAKKDLLDSIISSRTENVEGDEQEFGSAIKDFGLGSFLMENNQGISQITSNVDFQGSLQSILDLKLKVLQAKRDLIRTMAERGSQEEINDALIKTLEAKKNLLDSVVSIGAQTVNNGVIVSTLLDIGLDSLLNEDDQVISLVATKLLSPVALQTFFELTQILIEAKGNLIQIAAARGSKSELIEALVKTLAAKKDLLNSIIPAGSVNLDNDTESVSPRIDLVLATILNSDPLQNSQISGDLRSILDSKKKLIQAKGNLIKTALARGNQSELNNAFLEILEAKRDLLNSVVAIAADSVDNGETVSAVLDIGLDSLLNEDDQVISQVTADLQSRVSLETILQLKQKLIEAKGNLIRTVTARNSKSELMDALVKTLAAKKDLLNSIRPAGSVNFDNNKESASSSIDLGLDTILNSNYNKKGPILADLESILDSKKKLIQAKGNLIETAVTGGNQSELGNAFLETLEAKKDLVDSVISPPSKTINNEKDPISDAIDLEPDSFLNGDDQTAAPIVIKLRPSCQSNLDSKRKRIKVKKNSSCKSACENCTTELSEAVTKTFDAKKELLDTMRSTGTCRATKKSSNSVRESAMDSSSKKSFKNEGHIVCTSCQKNKASRQSVSNSKRKMIQAKKDLIPTTVTGGSEAELSEALKKTVDAKKELLDSVTTAKVETTNNARDSCHADSLQSLINLKRKLIQTKKGLLDAVTTGGNAANVNNVLIKALNDKKDLIDSIISQNDQIQGDLVSGLTLQSAVDPSSTLEDPNSSEKLDSQTEVTGEITTIQDETSSVQSTSTEPSNIVVEEEIGISSSSNNINCGNDISPSVNEKIQTDDKTSNDLQGSLTIRYSGNDSSTSSGSCELSGELDDELEIIGGTTKIQNEERSAGSSSIVVEGEIGISTSSNAVNQGNGISLSVNKSIQTDGQTSSDLQGSLTIRYSENDSSTSSGSCELSGELDDGLEITGGSTKIQNQGNSLQSTVASSIAVSSSSSSVKSSSQISLSVNKKIETNAQISSNLETNSATKESGRNSKPVNVVFQESLEDANSASESSSEEIIDPTNAEIASTSELSASLNTENHSTTDTATSNSRSGTSVELESSLKAKPGDGLQLIDSECALGQCGVSGKLHVNLNAESAINVQSESLPAVCLAEPTLSLNLQDEDQISQNTEIELQGEADQQELIQEGNNEDADEDPEPMPETNEELLTSDNDNQPNIDRTYYGENTQYSTGGGIFSNAHHRLINLDVNCTGKTAFMNPECQQLNANLGHPRDSKMSITLRTVKTYLSHGQELAQEMQNRAKWLCDKGFIPKLHTPAMLHLINSLATENTVEISQKSEFSLFGTKLLQRRLSSDFDVTPNTFLEFLQHHAFRVIGTGLCYIRPKRCPGNQMYRTFDGSCNNQEHPTWGQANTAFARVLPPRYSDGVHELPKSVTGADLPNPRLLSVQCFSRNGVSDRRLTLVVAQWGQLLAHDTAMQTTDQTAKAGIQCCADGKQLPKSLQHHSCLPIEIPKNDEFYSRFGSECMEFVRSMTVSREDCSLGPAEQINTVSSYLDASQLYGSDKETADRLRAFEGGRMKVSLRRGRELPPVMTNRSRYCDVMSPSEVCYQAGDVRVNQVPHLTVLQICLLREHNRIADELQRLNPHWEDERVFQETRKIVIAEYQHITYNEWLPVVIGKKYCQRYGLTPRNQGGMSRAYDPRVRATTINGFTTAAYRSFHSMLDGQIHLCPASREISHTLRLSNHYFRPQVIERNNNLDDLIRGMVTQPMQKSDSNFDPEITEYLFRSRSEFGLDLKSLDIQRGRDHGIPGYNRYREICGLTYATDFDDLRREIPLENINKLKKVYAHVDDIDLIVGAVMERKPPGSILGPIVRCLLGEQFYRSRIGDRYFYDNADQPHSFTSEQFEEIKKASLARLLCDTGDNIEEIQPEPFKLISCNNPLTSCSALPQLDLSPWQETECS; encoded by the exons ATGTGCCGATACTCGATTATTGGCGTATTGATATTGCTCTTGGGGCACATCAGCGCGAGTCTGGCTTCATACGAAGACTTGGATTCCAACGAGGTCTCTGATGCATCCTCGTCACCGGCAAGCGCTTCTTATGAAGCCAAAGAATACGAAGACGAGTACAAAGCGGCGCCGATGTATCGAAGGACCGTCGACTACTCGGGCGAGGATGGAGTCCCGTTCGTTCTGCCCCAGGTGGACGACACGGTGGCGTATTGGGAATCCATTTACGGAACTGACGACGTCCCGGAATTCGAGGAGCCACCGCTGATCGAGGGCGAGACGATTTTCATGGACCTGGACGACCTGGTGGAAGACGAAGTCCCGGAAACGATCCAAGCGAAGAGACACGCTTCACTACCGATAGAGCATGGAGAAGATTCCGAAGAATCGCGACCCTCCGGGGACGCCAACTATCAGACTCCAATGGCGACCACTAACTGGCCGGAATTTTACGATGCAGAGTCACTGGGGAACTCTGAAAGTTCAACGGCGCTCAATAGCGATAAAGACGGGCAGGTTTATGGGTCTGAAGATTCTACGAGTGCAGTTTTTTTGTCGAGTTTTAATCACAGTGTGAAAAGCACCCAGCGATCGGAGTCGAGGAGTGCGGTTGGTATGAGGGCTTCACTTGACATTGATGGTGAAATGGAAAGTACGTTGGAGTCTCCGGAGATGGTTCGCGCTCCCATGGAAGCCAGATCGATCAAATCGAACGGGCAAATTGAAGCGTTGGGAAATTCTAAGCTGAAGATCATTCAGGCGAAGAAGGACCTTGTGAGTTTAGCTGCCTCCGGCGCCAGTGAGGCCGAAATCGCTGAAGCTGCGCAGAAGACATTCGAGGCTAAGCAGGACCTCGTTGACTCGGTAATATTGTCGAAGGTCAGCGCGGTGCAGAGCAAAAAAGCATTAGTTGATTCTCTCGCGACAGGGGTTCATCGTCAACGAACATGTTGTTCGACTAAAACCAGATCGCAGAGCAGGACCAGACACTCGTCTAAATCGGTTTCAAACTCTAAGCGTAAAGTAATTAAGgcgaaaaaagattttattcaaacagcTGTCGGTGGGGGAAGCCAAGTGGAATTGAATGATGCGTTAATTGAAACACTCGAGGCGAAAAAAGATCTGCTCGATTCGATAATATCCTCGCGAACAGAAAATGTGGAAGGTGACGAACAAGAATTTGGTTCCGCGATCAAGGATTTCGGATTGGGCAGTTttttgatggaaaataatCAGGGAATTAGTCAAATTACTAGTAATGTCGACTTCCAGGGATCACTTCAGTCCATTCTAGACTTAAAACTAAAAGTACTTCAGGCGAAACGGGACTTGATTCGCACAATGGCTGAGAGAGGTAGTCAAGAGGAAATAAATGATGCGTTAATCAAAACACTCGAGgcgaaaaaaaaccttctGGATTCAGTGGTGTCCATTGGAGCACAGACTGTTAACAATGGAGTAATAGTTTCAACCCTGTTGGACATTGGATTGGACAGTTTGCTGAACGAAGATGACCAAGTAATTAGTCTAGTTGCTACCAAACTCCTATCTCCTGTCGCActtcaaacatttttcgaaTTGACGCAGATACTAATTGAAGCAAAAGGGAACTTGATCCAAATAGCTGCTGCAAGAGGTAGTAAATCGGAATTAATTGAAGCACTTGTCAAGACGCTAGCTGCCAAAAAAGATCTTCTCAATTCAATAATACCCGCTGGATCGGTGAACCTCGACAATGACACAGAATCAGTTTCTCCTAGGATTGATCTTGTATTAGCCACTATTTTGAATAGTGATCCTCTACAAAATAGTCAAATTTCTGGAGATCTTCGGTCAATTTtagattcgaaaaaaaaattgattcaggCAAAGGGGAATTTGATTAAAACAGCTCTGGCAAGAGGAAATCAATCGGAGTTGAACAATGCGTTTTTGGAAATACTCGAAGCGAAAAGAGACCTCCTGAACTCGGTGGTGGCTATCGCAGCAGATTCTGTTGACAACGGAGAGACGGTTTCCGCTGTGTTGGACATTGGACTTGACAGTTTATTGAACGAAGACGACCAAGTAATTAGTCAAGTTACTGCCGATTTACAATCTCGTGTCTCACTTGAAACGATTTTACAGTTgaagcaaaaattaattgaagcgAAAGGGAATTTGATCCGTACAGTTACTGCCAGAAACAGTAAATCAGAGTTAATGGACGCACTTGTTAAAACGCTTGCTGCCAAAAAAGATCTTCTCAATTCGATAAGACCCGCTGGTTCAGTGAACTTTGACAATAACAAAGAATCAGCTTCTTCTAGTATTGATCTTGGATTAGATACTATTTTGAACagcaatta taataaaaaaggtCCAATTTTGGCTGATCTTGAGTCCATTTtagattcgaaaaaaaaattgattcaagcAAAGGGGAATTTGATTGAAACTGCTGTGACTGGCGGAAATCAATCGGAATTGGGCAACGCATTTTTGGAAACACTAGAAGCGAAGAAAGATCTAGTTGATTCAGTGATATCCCCGCCAAGCAAGACCattaataacgaaaaagaTCCCATTTCTGATGCAATAGATCTTGAACCGGATAGTTTTTTGAACGGAGACGATCAGACAGCTGCTCCAATTGTAATTAAACTCCGACCCTCATGTCAGTCAAATTTAGACTCTAAGCGAAAAAGaatcaaagtaaaaaagaattcgAGTTGTAAGAGTGCGTGTGAAAATTGTACAACGGAATTATCTGAGGCAGTTACGAAAACATTCGATGCTAAGAAGGAACTGCTTGACACGATGAGATCTACTGGAACGTGTCGTGCTACTAAAAAATCTTCCAACTCAGTCCGAGAGTCCGCAATGGATAGTtcctcaaaaaaaagttttaaaaatgagGGCCACATTGTATGCACAAgttgtcaaaaaaataaagcatCACGACAATCGGTATCGAATTCTAAGCGAAAAATGATTCAAGCGAAGAAGGATTTGATTCCGACAACTGTTACCGGTGGTTCTGAAGCAGAATTGAGTGAAGCGTTAAAGAAAACGGTTGATGCTAAAAAAGAACTACTGGATTCGGTCACAACAGCTAAAGTCGAGACAACTAATAATGCGAGGGACTCTTGTCACGCAGATTCCCTACAATCGCTAATaaatttgaagagaaaattgaTTCAGACGAAGAAAGGTTTGCTTGACGCAGTCACAACAGGAGGCAATGCAGCCAACGTCAATAACGTACTTATTAAGGCACTCAATGACAAAAAAGACCTAATTGATTCGATAATATCACAAAACGATCAGATACAGGGCGATTTAGTATCGGGTTTGACACTTCAGAGTGCAGTTGACCCCTCATCAACTTTAGAGGACCCTAATTCATCTGAGAAACTGGATAGCCAAACGGAAGTTACTGGTGAAATAACGACAATACAAGATGAGACCAGCTCTGTTCAATCGACTTCAACTGAACCAAGCAACATTGTTGTTGAAGAAGAAATCGGAATATCGAGTTCTTCGAATAACATTAATTGTGGTAACGATATCTCGCCGAGTGTGAacgagaaaattcaaactgaTGACAAGACCTCGAACGACTTACAAGGGAGTCTGACAATAAGATACAGCGGAAATGACTCTTCGACAAGCTCGGGAAGCTGTGAGCTGTCTGGGGAGTTAGATGATGAATTGGAAATCATCGGTGGAacgacgaaaattcaaaatgaagaAAGGTCTGCTGGTTCTAGCAGCATTGTTGTTGAGGGAGAAATCGGAATATCAACTTCTTCGAATGCCGTCAATCAAGGAAACGGCATCTCTCTAAGTGTGAACAAGAGTATTCAAACAGACGGTCAGACCTCGAGCGACTTACAAGGGAGTCTGACAATAAGATACAGCGAAAATGACTCTTCGACAAGCTCAGGAAGCTGTGAGCTGTCTGGGGAGCTAGACGATGGATTGGAAATCACCGGTGGatcaacgaaaattcaaaatcaaggAAATTCTCTTCAGTCGACTGTAGCCAGTAGTATCGCTGTGTCGAGTTCTTCGAGTTCCGTTAAAAGTTCCAGTCAGATATCGTTGAgtgtgaacaaaaaaattgagactaACGCGCAAATTTCCAGCAATCTGGAGACAAATTCGGCAACAAAAGAAAGTGGAAGAAATAGCAAACCGGTGAACGTGGTTTTTCAAGAAAGTCTGGAAGATGCAAATTCTGCAAGTGAAAGCTCCAGCGAAGAGATCATTGATCCCACAAACGCAGAAATTGCGAGCACCAGTGAACTTTCAGCATCTTTAAACACTGAAAATCATTCAACAACCGACACAGCTACAAGCAATTCCAGAAGCGGAACGTCAGTTGAATTGGAAAGCTCGTTGAAAGCCAAACCGGGAGATGGCTTGCAATTAATTGATTCAGAATGCGCGTTGGGACAGTGTGGCGTAAGCGGAAAATTGCACGTCAATTTGAACGCTGAGAGTGCAATAAACGTCCAAAGTGAGAGCCTCCCAGCGGTGTGTCTTGCAGAGCCCACACTCTCACTGAATCTCCAAGATGAGGATCAAATTTCACAGAACACCGAAATTGAACTGCAAGGAGAGGCGGACCAACAGGAATTGATCCAAGAAGGAAACAACGAAGATGCCGACGAAGACCCTGAACCAATGCCAGAAACTAACGAAGAGCTGCTCACTAGTGACAACGATAATCAACCGAACATTGACCGAACATATTACGGAGAG AATACGCAATACTCCACAGGTGGTGGCATTTTTTCCAACGCTCATCACCGTCTCATAAACTTGGACGTGAACTGCACTGGAAAAACTGCATTCATGAACCCCGAGTGTCAGCAGCTGAACGCGAACCTGGGACATCCACGAG ATTCAAAGATGTCAATCACCCTCCGCACCGTCAAAACGTACTTGAGCCACGGACAAGAGCTTGCGCAAGAAATGCAGAATCGTGCTAAGTGGCTCTGCGACAAAGGTTTCATCCCTAAACTTCATACACCAGCGATGCTTCACCTCATCAACAGCTTGGCAACTGAAAATACGGTGGAAATCAGTCAGAAGTCAGAGTTCTCCTTGTTTGGTACAAAACTTCTACAGCGCAGACTATCCTCAGA TTTCGATGTGACGCCAAACACTTTTCTGGAATTCCTCCAGCACCATGCGTTCCGCGTAATTGGAACTGGGCTTTGCTACATTCGTCCAAAACGCTGCCCAGGTAACCAGATGTACAGAACTTTCGACGGCTCCTGCAACAACCAGGAACACCCCACTTGGGGGCAGGCTAATACAGCATTCGCCAGGGTTCTTCCGCCCCGCTATTCTGACG GAGTTCATGAACTGCCGAAAAGTGTCACTGGAGCAGATTTGCCAAATCCACGCCTGCTGAGTGTTCAGTGCTTTTCGCGAAACGGCGTGAGCGATCGAAGACTGACTTTAGTCGTTGCTCAGTGGGGTCAACTACTCGCACATGACACGGCTATGCAGACGACTGACCAAACCG CCAAGGCCGGGATACAGTGTTGCGCTGATGGTAAGCAGCTTCCAAAAAGTCTGCAGCATCACTCTTGTCTCCCGATAGAAATACCGAAGaatgatgaattttattcacgATTTGGAAGTGAGTGCATGGAGTTCGTGAGGTCGATGACAGTCTCGAGGGAGGATTGCAGTCTGGGACCAGCCGAGCAA ATCAACACCGTGTCCAGCTATCTCGACGCTTCGCAGCTCTACGGATCGGACAAGGAAACTGCCGATCGGCTCAGAGCCTTCGAAGGAGGTAGAATGAAGGTGTCCCTCAGGCGTGGTCGGGAACTTCCACCCGTAATGACCAACCGCTCACGCTATTGCGATGTAATGAGTCCATCGGAGGTCTGTTACCAAGCAG GAGATGTCCGGGTGAATCAAGTCCCTCATCTGACTGTGCTACAAATATGTCTTCTGAGGGAGCACAACAGAATAGCGGACGAGTTGCAGCGCCTGAATCCGCACTGGGAAGATGAACGCGTGTTTCAGGAGACCCGAAAAATCGTGATTGCTGAGTATCAGCACATCACTTACAACGAGTGGCTACCAGTTGTAATCG GAAAGAAGTATTGCCAGAGATATGGACTGACGCCACGAAATCAAGGCGGGATGTCGCGGGCTTATGATCCACGTGTCAGAGCGACAACGATTAACGGCTTCACCACAGCGGCTTATCGCTCATTCCACTCGATGCTGGACGGACAAATCCA TCTCTGTCCGGCGAGCAGGGAGATATCGCACACTCTTCGCCTGAGCAATCATTACTTCCGTCCTCAGGTCATAGAGCGAAATAACAATCTGGATGATCTGATTAGAGGAATGGTTACTCAGCCAATGCAGAAATCCGACAGCAATTTTGACCCTGAG ATTACCGAATATTTATTCCGGTCAAGGAGCGAATTTGGCCTGGATTTGAAATCGCTCGATATCCAGCGGGGAAGAGACCATGGCATTCCGGGTTACAATCGTTATCGTGAAATATGCGGACTGACGTATGCGACTGACTTCGACGACCTTCGTCGGGAAATTCCACTTGAA AACATCAATAAGCTGAAAAAAGTCTACGCTCACGTAGACGATATCGATTTGATAGTCGGTGCAGTGATGGAGAGAAAACCTCCTGGCAGCATTCTTGGTCCTATCGTGAGATGCCTCCTTGGCGAGCAATTCTACAGGAGCAGAATCGGCGACAGATATTTTTATGACAACGCCGATCAGCCGCATTCCTTTACTTCAG AGCAATTCGAGGAAATCAAGAAGGCCTCCCTTGCCAGACTTTTGTGTGACACAGGGGATAATATCGAAGAAATTCAACCAGAacctttcaaattaatttcgtgCAACAATCCTCTCACATCCTGCTCTGCTCTGCCACAACTTGATCTTTCTCCGTGGCAAGAGACAGAATGCAGTTAG